Proteins from one Lonchura striata isolate bLonStr1 chromosome 6, bLonStr1.mat, whole genome shotgun sequence genomic window:
- the LOC144246457 gene encoding inverted formin-2-like — MPLLVLVAEGAQLSRAQTTANDGGIQISNEDIAAMIQKGDRSKLDADILRQLLKLLPEEQEINGLKSYKDKKSQLANADQFYLYLLAVPSYQLRIECMLICEETRILLECLWPKVQAIRTACETILTSHQLPVFCQLILKVGNFLNYGRHTGDAGGFKINALLKLTDTKANQNNITLLHHILEEVEKNHRDLLQLPRDLDLVSKAVGIHVDAMQAEAGANLKKLLEIEKHLFLSTDDLKIQHGKSVQDSLNASKDLQKEFATIEKKKEELADYLCEDRKKLSLEDVFSTMKTFREIFLKTLQENQERKEQAAKSEKRKKWFKGEDAKRLKGEYGKCSTFKN; from the exons ATGCCTCTGTTAGTGCTGGTGGCCGAGggagcccagctctccagagcccAAACCACAGCAAATGATGGAGGAATTCAAAT CTCCAATGAAGACATTGCTGCCATGATTCAGAAAGGGGATAGATCCAAGCTGGATGCTGACATACTGAGACAGCTACTTAAACTGCTGCCTGAAGAACAGGAG ATAAATGGCCTGAAATCTTACAAAGACAAAAAATCACAGCTGGCAAATGCTGATCAGTTTTATCTCTATCTTTTGGCAGTTCCCAG CTACCAGCTGAGGATTGAATGTATGCTGATTTGTGAGGAAACAAGAATTCTGCTGGAGTGTCTGTGGCCAAAAGTACAAGCCATCAGGACAGCCTGTGAAA CAATTCTTACCAGTCACCAACTGCCAGTTTTCTGCCAATTAATTCTTAAAGTTGGAAACTTTCTGAACTAT GGGCGTCACACTGGAGATGCTGgaggttttaaaattaatgcCTTGCTCAAACTAACAGATacaaaagcaaaccaaaacaacattACTCTGCTTCACCATATTTTGGAG GAGgttgaaaaaaaccacagagatCTCCTGCAGCTTCCCAGAGATCTTGACTTGGTTTCCAAGGCAGTGGG AATCCACGTTGACGCCATGCAGGCTGAGGCAGGTGCCAATTTGAAGAAACTGTTGGAAATAgagaagcatttatttttgtcGACAgatgatttaaaaatacagcatggAAAATCTGTGCAA GACAGCCTGAATGCTTCAAAGGACCTGCAGAAGGAATTTGCCACCATtgaaaagaagaaggaagaactTGCAGATTATCTTTGTGAAGACCGAAAAAAACTGTCTTTGGAAGATGTATTCAGCACAATGAAAACCTTCAGAGAGATCTTCCTCAAGACCTTACAG GAAAATCAAGAAAGGAAGGAGCAAGCTGCAAAAtctgagaaaaggaagaaatggtTTAAAGGAGAAGATGCAAAGAGGCTAAAGGGAGAGTACGGAAAGTGTAGTACATTTAAGAATTAA